In the genome of Raphanus sativus cultivar WK10039 chromosome 9, ASM80110v3, whole genome shotgun sequence, the window GTTCAAGAATCGCACCTCTCTTCATATTTTTCCAGTAACAAGTTAATAACATCTTTCACTTTAGAAACTTCAGTACCTGACTCCTAAGAGATAAGGGGCCGAAATGCAAAGATAGTATCAGCCAGGGTCTTTGAGGGCTCAAAAGGTATGCAAGAAAAAACAATGTTGTGTGAATGAAAAAGCAGACCAACCCTTTTCCAATTATAAAGGTAAGCGTTCCCAAAACAGCTACTGACAATCAACCAagccaaaaataaaacaacccACGAGACTTCGTACgacgaaaaaaaataaataatatagaaacaaTGGTTAAATAACAACAAGACCACAAGAACAAACAAATGCAGAATGCAGAACCGAGTTTACCAGATTTGTTGGCAGAGTTTTAGCCAAAATCGTGTAACATAATTTACTGAGTATGACCCGTTTTTCATTGATCAGCGTAAAGGGCTTTGGAGATCCATTCTGACACTGAGGCTTGAGTTTCTGAATCCATTTTTGGAAGCAGAGACAGGGGAGTCACAGAAACCTACGATTACAAAAAAGGGTATGTAGATTATAATCAAGAACTTCACCAGAAAAAAATCTATCTCATGATTAGATCCGAAGGGTTGATTCAGAGAAGAGCATGACAAAGAAAAGCTACTGAAAAAGAACATATGATCATGCCGACTCACAAAACCATCTTCTAGAGCCTTGATATCCAAATCTTCATCCATATGTTCTTGTTCTTTAGCTACAAACTGCACATAAACATAGTCAGAACTCAGGATCTAAGACACATTTGTGCATACTAAATATCCAAAATGGGTTTGTGAAGAGAACGGAGTTCAAATTTATCTCTACCTCTAGGCGGAAGTATTTCTTAACACGGCTCTCAGTTTTAGCAGCAACACCAACCGATTCAATCTCGACGATACTCTTCTTCTGTGTTGTAAAACGACGAGCCGCCCCCTGAGATTGCCAGACTCTCAGTCATCTAATTAACTAATCTAGGACCTTTTGAACCAACAACAAATTGCAGAAATAACAAAGTtgaaatttaaatgttttaattagAGGAGTTTTACTCACAGCAGCCGAAGCATCTCTGCCAAGCTGGGCAAGCTGAGCTCCTAAGCTCTGTTGGTTGGACATGAAATTCCCAGCACCAGGGTGACGGTTAGCTGAAACAGCTTGCCAGCTAGGACTCTGTCTCCACATGCTTTGTTTCGTTACCTTCAAGCCCTATCCATATGTACATAAAACGTCAACTTCCCTAAACCATTGGCCAGTGAGGCTCTAATTTTCACACCAACAAAGCACATGGTGACCAATGCAAGCGTAGATTGTGTTCTTAGCATAAAGAATTCGAACCATCCAAAAGTCAGTTTCTGattaataaaagaagaaaaaaaaaagaccttgTTTGATGAGGGTGATGTTGGAATATCAATGTTGAGAGAGCAGTCTTTAGGGAAGACACCTTTCTGAATGTCTCTGATAGTTGCGTTTATCAAAGGTAAACAGACACCAACAGCATCCTTAAAGTCACTTTCTTTGCTTTCACCTTTCTTCCTATAACCaattagaaagaaagaaaagttaaatGGGCCAACACGTCCACATATATAATAGCAGTATGCATGCATTCCCATATGATTAACACTCACCAGTTCAATGATATTGACAAAGAGGGTACTCCACAAATCAAAGCTTCCCTGGCTCCAGCAACTGCACCGGAATAGAACCTGAAGGATTCTCAGCATCAGGAAAAGGCATAGCAGATGGACACACAAGGAATCAACAGTTataaacaaagacaaaaacacCTACACTTGATTCCCACAGCTTGATCCCTGATTGATTCCACTAATTACCTGAAGAAAATAAAGCAGAAATTATAAGATACCATCACatcaatgatgatgatgagatgatTAAAAGAAAAGGCTAATAACCAGTATTGGAGGTTTTGACCAAGCGAAAAGGGCTCCGGATAATCCTAATGAGATGCAGTCCCCAGGAGTCCCTGAGCcaacaacaaacaacaaataaCCTCAAAACGGTACGGTACTAAACACTTGAGAGAATCAATGGGATCTTGTTCCGACAAAGACTCCAACTTTCAGATTAAAATACGTTAGTTTtgatattaataatatcattGAATATCAGAATGCACAAACCTGAAACTTCAAAGGCAGTGGCACCTTTGATATTGCCGGAACTCGCAGCAATGGTTTCTCCAGGAGTCATAGAATGAGAAGAAACCGATTTATCCCTGCCACATTCCCACCAATTCACAATCCTTATGGGTCACCAAAAGTTGGAAACTTTATGAACAAATAAGAAAGGGGGAGAGAGCGCACGTTTGAGGAGCACAGACATGGACATTGTAGAGCCCTTGGCCAACCAAAGCCTCGACGAGAGAGACGAGACCAGGCGAATCAATCCCATCTCCGTTCGTGACTAAAACGATCGGTCTGGAGTCACCGACCTCCTCCTTCGCCGCAACAGAAGTAGAAggagcctcctcctcctcctcctccgcagCCGCCGGTGAATCGCTGCCTCCTTTTCTCTTGGAAAGCACGTCTTGGAGGTTCGAGACGAGCGCGGCAGACAAACCGTTGTTCTTCGAGGTCATTGTTtaggaagagagaagaagacgcAGACGATGTGGGTCTGTTGTTGaatgaatcaaaaaaaaaactctagtgaggaaggagaagaagaaggagattggACGGAGAACGAGTCTAAcggaggaaagagagagagagagagagaatactTGTGAACTGTAACTATTCGTTTCCGATtttgatagagagagagaagaagaacagTGACGCATAAActtatttccaaaataaattaattaatttatatttattaaaatacagCTGGAATTAGTTTTTTTCCTAAGTACTAAGagtttagtttttagttatgcATTAAGACATATATAAACCTTGGAATCTCAAAAGAGATTaatgttgtttttttctcttgtaATTACGGTCAAAAGGATGAAACGTGTTATAAAATGGTCCACAAGCCATAATTATTCAGTTATCCGATGTCATAAGAATAATTATTGCATACATTCAAAGCCTCAAAGGTATTGAAAAAGTATAGTTTGAACCGACAGCATTATAGTACCATGTTGGTTGAAGATACCTGTTAATTGTGTTGCTTGATCATATGCTTTATGCTGctgaaatgtttattattatatcAGAAATAGCCTCTTGGTTTATTTAGTTAAATTAGTCACGTTATGTTATCAAATGCTTTATTACTGAATTGGGTATTTTAGTTTACATTAAATTAGAAGTTTATAGCTGATAGCATTTCTAAATTTGTGGATTTGGTAGCTTATTCCtgttaataattgatttttgatAGGTACGGTTGCTGGTTGCATACTATTAATGATatagattattttaaaactaattatgaGTGATAGAAATTAATGTAGGGTCTAAAGGTCAACAAATTAATTAGAAGATTAAGATTATTGTCTCTCTAATCATAAAATGTCAAAGGTTAGCGAGCtccttaatttttttattaattggaAACTCTGAATGGTGTGATCGTCACGTCGTGATGATTGTGTGAGTAACTTATAGGagtattgattttatattaatccATGGATATTAATAGATTCAAATGAAAACATGAACTGTTGCAAAGTATAGCTTACCCATTGTCCGCTTAACAAATTCAAAAGCTTCTATTCTTTTCTACAAGTTATGGGCTCTCTTTtgcctttaatttttttttctcaacaacAACTTATC includes:
- the LOC108823965 gene encoding uncharacterized protein LOC108823965 produces the protein MTSKNNGLSAALVSNLQDVLSKRKGGSDSPAAAEEEEEEAPSTSVAAKEEVGDSRPIVLVTNGDGIDSPGLVSLVEALVGQGLYNVHVCAPQTDKSVSSHSMTPGETIAASSGNIKGATAFEVSGTPGDCISLGLSGALFAWSKPPILVISGINQGSSCGNQVFYSGAVAGAREALICGVPSLSISLNWKKGESKESDFKDAVGVCLPLINATIRDIQKGVFPKDCSLNIDIPTSPSSNKGLKVTKQSMWRQSPSWQAVSANRHPGAGNFMSNQQSLGAQLAQLGRDASAAGAARRFTTQKKSIVEIESVGVAAKTESRVKKYFRLEFVAKEQEHMDEDLDIKALEDGFVSVTPLSLLPKMDSETQASVSEWISKALYADQ